Proteins from one Rosa chinensis cultivar Old Blush chromosome 7, RchiOBHm-V2, whole genome shotgun sequence genomic window:
- the LOC112175699 gene encoding sister chromatid cohesion 1 protein 1 isoform X1, with translation MTKHLLQDTSGIVSRRRRNQKPKNIMSTMNIGKLMEQPASVLMGRLFKPGSGETYYPAPLLELFKEKHTHDSPSALTSPPLPPEPSSWSPPEKQTYHDLPVEDFLSGGGSQSFVTPMEQIRTNLVNNDVTLQPELMDKLKANPNGMKGADTNPATPRNSGDERRSILRSSSGKGVNRNSSEVNSGRKRRYSSIHSNDGLEPVLEDNGCQHSDPNFNVIRLSGNGPTPEHELLMETGPTQTQQPIINQPLEKVTDAIRMELKSHFEIPGGPQVESLNKLTAGMNRRGAAMLFYQTCVLATRDFVKVKQIAPYEDVLITRGPNM, from the exons ATGACCAAACACCTGCTTCAAGATACTTCAGGTATAGTTTCAAGAAGACGAAGAAACCAAAAG CCCAAGAACATAATGTCTACTATGAATATTGGTAAACTCATGGAGCAGCCAGCTAGTGTTCTCATGGGTCGTTTATTTAAACCCGGAAGTGGAGAAACATATTATCCAGCTCCTCTCTTAGAGCTATTCAAGGAAAAACATACCCATGACTCACCTTCAG CATTAACCTCGCCACCTCTGCCTCCAGAACCATCATCGTGGTCACCACCTGAAAAACAAACTTATCACGACCTG CCTGTTGAAGATTTTCTTAGTGGAGGTGGCTCCCAGTCATTTGTAACCCCCATGGAACAGATACGGACAAATTTAGTTAACAATGACGTAACACTACAACCTGAACTCATGGATAAACTGAAAGCCAATCCTAATGGCATGAAAGGAGCTGATACCAACCCGGCAACACCAAGAAATTCTG GCGATGAGAGAAGATCCATCCTGAGGTCCTCATCTGGAAAGGGAGTTAACAGAAACAGTTCAGAGGTCAATTCTGGACG GAAGAGGCGTTATTCATCTATACATAGCAATGATGGACTTGAACCAGTATTAGAGGATAATGGATGTCAGCATTCTGATCCAAACTTCAACGTAATAAGGTTATCTGGAAATGGCCCAACACCTGAGCATG AATTATTGATGGAAACTGGACCGACACAGACACAACAACCTATCATCAATCAACCACTGGAAAAAGTGACTGATGCCATTCGAAT GGAACTGAAATCCCATTTTGAAATACCGGGTGGCCCTCAAGTAGAATCCCTGAACAAACTGACTGCTGGAATGAATCGAAGAGGAGCGGCTATGCTTTTCTATCAAACTTGTG TTCTTGCTACTCGTGATTTCGTAAAAGTTAAACAAATTGCCCCTTATGAGGATGTTCTCATTACTAGAGGACCAAATATGTGA
- the LOC112175699 gene encoding sister chromatid cohesion 1 protein 1 isoform X2: MSTMNIGKLMEQPASVLMGRLFKPGSGETYYPAPLLELFKEKHTHDSPSALTSPPLPPEPSSWSPPEKQTYHDLPVEDFLSGGGSQSFVTPMEQIRTNLVNNDVTLQPELMDKLKANPNGMKGADTNPATPRNSGDERRSILRSSSGKGVNRNSSEVNSGRKRRYSSIHSNDGLEPVLEDNGCQHSDPNFNVIRLSGNGPTPEHELLMETGPTQTQQPIINQPLEKVTDAIRMELKSHFEIPGGPQVESLNKLTAGMNRRGAAMLFYQTCVLATRDFVKVKQIAPYEDVLITRGPNM, from the exons ATGTCTACTATGAATATTGGTAAACTCATGGAGCAGCCAGCTAGTGTTCTCATGGGTCGTTTATTTAAACCCGGAAGTGGAGAAACATATTATCCAGCTCCTCTCTTAGAGCTATTCAAGGAAAAACATACCCATGACTCACCTTCAG CATTAACCTCGCCACCTCTGCCTCCAGAACCATCATCGTGGTCACCACCTGAAAAACAAACTTATCACGACCTG CCTGTTGAAGATTTTCTTAGTGGAGGTGGCTCCCAGTCATTTGTAACCCCCATGGAACAGATACGGACAAATTTAGTTAACAATGACGTAACACTACAACCTGAACTCATGGATAAACTGAAAGCCAATCCTAATGGCATGAAAGGAGCTGATACCAACCCGGCAACACCAAGAAATTCTG GCGATGAGAGAAGATCCATCCTGAGGTCCTCATCTGGAAAGGGAGTTAACAGAAACAGTTCAGAGGTCAATTCTGGACG GAAGAGGCGTTATTCATCTATACATAGCAATGATGGACTTGAACCAGTATTAGAGGATAATGGATGTCAGCATTCTGATCCAAACTTCAACGTAATAAGGTTATCTGGAAATGGCCCAACACCTGAGCATG AATTATTGATGGAAACTGGACCGACACAGACACAACAACCTATCATCAATCAACCACTGGAAAAAGTGACTGATGCCATTCGAAT GGAACTGAAATCCCATTTTGAAATACCGGGTGGCCCTCAAGTAGAATCCCTGAACAAACTGACTGCTGGAATGAATCGAAGAGGAGCGGCTATGCTTTTCTATCAAACTTGTG TTCTTGCTACTCGTGATTTCGTAAAAGTTAAACAAATTGCCCCTTATGAGGATGTTCTCATTACTAGAGGACCAAATATGTGA